The segment CGGGGAACCCAGACGTCTCGACCCGGCATGTGTCGTACAGTGACGAGAGAGCGACTGGGATAGCGTTCACTACCGCCAAGGTACATTTCTTCACCTGTGAGTAAATCTTTTTGCCCTGGGGGTGCTGGGTATTCGCATGGGAACCACCGCTGCACAGCGCCGAGACCGCATCTACGTGGCCGGCGAGTGGCTCGACGGCGACGACACCCTGTCCGTCACCGACCTCGCCGACGGCGGCACGTTCGCCGAGGTCACCGCCGCCAGCCCCGAGCAGGCCCGCGACGCGCTCGCGGCCGCCGAAGAGGCCAAGGCCGCGATGCGCGAGACCACCATCGTCGAACGCGCCGAGTGGATGCACGAGATAGCGGACGGCCTCGAGGCCCGCGAGGAGGAACTCGCCGAGGTCATCGTGCGCGAAGCCGGGAAGCCGATCTCGAGCGCGCGCGGCGAGGTCGACTCCGCCGCCACGCGATTCCGTCGCGCCGCCGGCGAGATCCGCCACATGAACGGCGAGTACCGCGAGGGCACCACGAGCGGCCACGAGGGCTGGGAGGCCATCGTCAAGCACGAACCCATCGGTGCCGTCCTCTGCATCACGCCGTACAACTACCCGCTCGCGACGACCGCGCTCCAGGTCGCGCCCGCGCTCGCCGCCGGGAACGCCGTCGTCCTGAAACCCGCGAGCAAGACCCCGATCGCCGCGGCCATCCTCGCGGAAGTGATCAGCGAGGTCGACCTCCCCCACGACGGCGCGTTCAACTACGTCGCCGGGACCGCGAGCGACGTCGGCGACGTCCTCTCGGGCGACGACCGCGTCAACGCCATCGCGATGACCGGCTCCTCGGGCGCCGGCAAGCACGTCGCCAAGGAGTCCGGGATGGTGAACCTCCACATGGAACTCGGCGGGAACGCGCCCGAGGTCGTCTTCCCGGACGCGGACCTCGACGCGGCCGCGGCCGCCGCGACGAAGGGCTCGCTCAAGTACGCCGGGCAGCGCTGTTCCGCGGTGTCGCGCGTGCTCGCCCACGAGGACGTCCACGACGAGGTCGTCGCGAAGATCGACTCGCAGATGGACGACTGGCAGATCGGCGACCTCTTCGATCCGGACACCGCGCTCGGACCGCTCATCAGCGAGGACCAGGCCGAGTGGGTGCAGGAACTCGTCGACGACGCCGTCGAGAAGGGGGCGACGCTCGTCCGCGGCGGCAGTCACGACGGGAACTTCTTCGAGCCGACGCTGCTCGCGGACGTCCCGCACGACGCGCGCGTCGTCCACGAGGAGCAGTTCGGACCGGTCGCCGCCGTCACCACGTTCGAGAGTGAGGCCGACGCGCTCGAGGTCGCGAACGGCGGTGACCTCGCGCTCGACGCGGCCGTCTTCACCGCCGACCACGACCGCGCGATGCGGGTCGCGAACGCCATCGACGCCGGCGGCGTCCGCATCAACGGCGCCCCCAGTCACGGCCTCGGCGACATCCCCTTCGGCGGGAACAAGGACTCCGGCATCGGGCGCGAAGGCATCGACGCCAGCATCCACGCGTTCGTCCGCAAGAAGAGCATCATCCTCTGAGCCGGGAGCTTTCGAGCGACCCGTTCTCGCAGTTCGGTCTCAGATTCGCGCGCGGCGAGCGCTGCGAGCGGCCTCTAGCACCGCGACCGTCGTCGGCGTCGCTGGAACCGGGAGAGCCTTTGCCCGCCAGTCGTACGTGCGAACGATGACCGGACTCGCTCGCGTACTGGATGCGGAGTCGGTGCCGTTGCCCGCGGTCGGCGGGCTCGCGGCCGTGGACGTCCTCGCGATCCTCGTCCTCGTCCTCGTCGGCGAGATCCGCCACGGCGTCGACGTCGTCGGGAACCCCGGACAGGTGCTCGCGACCGCCGCACCGTTCCTGCTCGGGTGGGTCCTCGTCGCGACGCTCGTCGGCGCGTACGGCGACCGCGCGTTCGCCGGCGGCGTCGACACACTGAAACTGACCGCTGGCGCGTGGATCGGTGGCGCAGGCGTCGGGTTGACCCTCAGAGGCACCGAGTACCTCGCCGGGAACGCACCGCTCTCGTTCGCGCTCGTCATGACGGGATTCGGACTCCTCGCGCTCTGTAGCGTTCGACTCCTCGCGGTCACTCGCCTCGGCGCGCGAGCGTGAACGCAGCGACCGCACGATAGCAGTCAGCCTCCTCGGCGCGCGAGCGTGAACGCCGCGACGGCACCAGCGAGCGCGACGGCGCCGAGGGTCGCGAACAGCGCCGCGGCGTTCGCGTACTCGAGGATGCCGCCGGCGACGGCGCCACCGAGTGCGCCGACGCCGAACACGCCCAGGTACGTGTAGCCGTACGAGAGGCCGCGCGTCCCGGGCGGCGTGTGGTCGGCGACGGCGGCCTGGTAGAGCGGCTGCACGAAGAACAGCGCGACCCCCAGGAGGCCGCCGAGGACGAGGAACGGCCCGACGCCGAGGGCGACCGCCGGCAGGAAGAGGACGGCGAGCACGGCGAGTCCGAGGAACGCCGGTGCGAGCGCACGCTCCGGCCGGACGTGGTCGCTGACGCGACCGCCCGCGTACTGGCCGACGACGCCGACCGCGAGCAGACCCGCGTACGCGTACCGGTACGTCTCCAGCGAGAGGTCCCCGACGGCGATGGCGGCGAAGGCGTCGTACGTCGACAGCACCTCCGGGAGGAACGTGAGGATGCCGCGATAGTAGAGGCCCGACGCGACGACGACGGGGAAGATGAGCGCGAACCCGCCGACGAACAGCTCGCGAGACCCGACGCGGAAGTCCGCGAACGACTCGACGCTCGACGTCCGGTCCGCTCCCCCGCTATCGGTCGTCTCGGAGTCGATCTCCGCGCCGCCGTCGCTCGCGGTGGCCTCGTGGGATTGGCCGTCGCCGTCGCTGCCGACGGCTGCGCGTTCGTCGACGTCGATCCGGGTCGCGAGCGCGGCGACGACGAGGATGGGCGCGGCGAGTGCGAGGGCGACGGTCCGCCAGTCCGCGACGACGAGGGCGACGGCGACGACGAACGGCCCGAGTGCGATGCCGAGGTTCCCCGCGATACCGTGGTACGCGAACGCGCGGCCGCGCTCGGTCGCCGCCCGCGAGAGCATCGACAGTCCCGCTGGGTGGTAGACGCTCGCGGCGACGCCCCAGCACGCCAGTGCCGCACCGACCGCGAGCACCGAGGGTGCGGCGGCGAGGACGACGAACGAGGCGCTCATCCCGAACAGGGACGCGACGATGAGGCGCTTCGAGCCGACGCGGTCCGCGAGGACGCCGCCGGGGAGCGCGCCGACGCCGAACAGGCCGTAGCCGACGGTGACGAGCACGCCGGCGACCGCCGCGTCGAACGGGACTGCGGCGACGCCGAGGTCGAGGCGCTGGAACTCCGCGAGCCAGAGCGGGATGAACAGCGGGATCGCGAGCTCGAACGTGTGCACGCTCGCGTGCCCGACGGTCGCCAACCCGACGACGGCGCGGTCGTTCCGGTCCACGCTTCCGCGAACGGCCGTGTCCGGCAAGAGCCCACCGGTCGGGGCGAACGCTCGCGTCGTCGACGCGAGCGTCCCGTCACGTACCCCCTCCTTTTTGCGAATCCGCTTCGAGGTGTCGAACGTGACAGTCTTCCTCTCGAGCGACGACGTCAGTGGACTCGCCGACCCCGCAGCGTTCGTCGACGCCGTCCGCGAGGGCTATCGCCAGCGCGGCGAGGGCGCCGCAGCGAAACCACGGACCACGCTCCGGAACGAGGACCCGCCGGGGATGCTGTTCTCGTACGCCGCCGTCCTCCCGGACACGGGCGCGATGGGCGGGTACATGTACTCGGCGGGGTTCGAGGCGCGCGACGCGTGGTTCGCGACGCCGCTGTTCGACGCCGAGACCGGGGAGCCGCTCGCGGTCGTCGACGGCGCGAGCATGAATCCCTTCAAGACCGGTGCGGCCGGCGCGGTGGGCGTCGACGCGCTCGCGCGCCGTGACGCCAGCAGCCTCGCCGTCATCGGGAGCGGTGCGCAAGCGCGCGGGCAGGTGCGCGCCGCCGCGACCGTCCGCGACTTCGACAGCGTGGACGTGTACTCGCCGACGAAGGCGAACCGCGAGGCGTTCGCCGCGGAGATGAACGACCGTCTGGACCCGGCGGTCGCCGCGGTCGCGTCGCCCTCGGCCGCCGTCGAAGGCGCGGACGTCGTGATCACGGCGACGACGGCGACCGACCCCGTGTTCGACGGCGACGACCTCAAAGACGGCGCGCACGTCACGGCGATGGGCCAGTACCACCCCGAGAAGCGCGAGCTCGACGAGACGACGATCGAACGCGGCACGTACGTCCCGGACCTCCGCGAGCGCGTCCAGCAGGACGCCGGGTCGTTCATCGCCGCGCAGGAGGCGGGCGTCGTCGACGAGAGCGACGTCCACGCCGAACTCGGTGAGATCGTCGCGGGCGAAGCCGACGGCCGCGCCGACCGCGACGAGATCACGATCTTCGACTCGGGCGGGACCGGCATCGAGACCGTCGCCGGCGCGTACCTCCTCTACGAGCGCGCGATGGAGCGCGACGACGACCTCGGCACCGAGGTCGACTGGTTGCCCGCGAGCGAGGCACTCACGGGGGAGTAACTGACTCTGCAAGCATCCGGCGACCACTCGGTCGCCGGTTCCCGGCTGGAACCGACTCCGCAAGCATCCGGCGACCCCCGAGGTCGCCGGTTCGGTCTCGCGTTCGAGACGGTTCTCGCCTCAGAGGCCGAGCGCGGCTGAGAGCGAGAGCCCGCTCGCGAGCGCGCAGACGAGGTAGCCGGCGATGGCGCCGCCGTTCAGGAGCGGGAGGCCGGCGTGCGCGCGCCCCTTGAGGACCATCCAGAGGAGGACGACGAGCCCGACCTGGGTGCCGACGAGCGCGCCGAGCGCGGGGAGGTTCGCCGTGACCAGCGGCAATCCGAGGTCGGGGAGCGGTCCGTTCGGGACCGCGGTGTGGAAGTGCGCGGCGCTCGCGACGAGGATCGTCGGCATCACGGCGTCGCCGAGCCCGACGAAGAACGCGTCGCGCTGGAGGACGTCGTCGTCCTCGGGCGCGTCGGTGCCGTCAGTCGTTTCGGCGTCTGTCTCGCCGCGGTCTTCCGTCGCGTTGGCGTCCGCAACGCTGCCGTCCGCAACGCCGCCGTCGGCCGCCGGCTCCGCGTCGTCGTCGCTCGTGTCGACGCTATCCGGTGACTCCATGTCGAGGAAGGAGAAGGAGAGCGTGGTCGGGATGACGAGGATGACGGGGACCTTCATGTCCATCACGCCGTCGGCGAGGTCGAGCATGTGCTCGGTGCCGTACACCGATATCGCGTCGTAGACGGCGAGGACGACGAGGAGGACGAGCGTCGGGAGCAGGCCGAAGCTGATGCCGAACAGGCCGGCGGCGGCGCCGCCCATGAGAACGCCCGCGGTGTCGATGACGTACCACTCCGGGTAGGCGACGAGGGCGACGCCGACGAGCGCCGCGAGAGCGAGCCCGAACGGGCTCGGGACGAGGACGTCGAACACCTGCCAGGCGAGGCCGGCGCTCGCGAGTACCACGAACCCGCGCACGATCCAGTCAAGGTCGTACTTGAACGCCGCGAGCATCAGCGCCGTCATCACGAGTATCGCGGCGACGTAGACGATCGAGTTCGAGATGCTGTCGGGGTTCTGCGTGAACGCCTTGTCCGCGGCTTCCAGCGGCTCGACGAGCATCAGGGCACCGAGCTGGACGCCGAGGAACAGCGCCATCGTGAACGCGACGGCGGCGTAGACGCGCGTACGGGCTTCCATGCCCGCGAGTATCAACTGCGGCCGGGAGTACGTTTCCCTTCGCGTCGCCGCCATCGAGTCACGGGCGTCGACCCGGTTTCGGCGACCGGCCGGCGCCGTACTCAGCGCGCGTACAGTTTCTCGCCGAGGAGGAGCGCGGGCCGCCCGTCGTCGGCCGTCACCGCGACGTACGGCCGGCCGACGGGGCCGAACACGTCGACGACGCGCCCGACCTCGTCCAGGTTCTCGTCGACGACGCCCGCGCCGATGCGCGGCGGGTCGTCGTCGCTCGCGCGAGCGATCGCGAGCCCCTGCGCGACCCTGACGACCTCGCCGACGCGCTTCATGCTGACTCCACCTCGAGAGCGAGCGTCCGTACCGACTGCTCTTCGAGAGCGGGCGTCCGTACTGACTCGACCCCGAGAGCGGGCGTCCGTACTGACTCGACCCCGAGAGCGGGCGTCCGTACTGACTCGACCCCGAGAGTGGGCGTCATTCTCGGAGCGCGTTCACGTAGGCCGCGGCTGCCTGGACGATGTCGTTCTTCGCGTCGGCGTCGGGGTTCTTCACGAGGACGCGGCCTCGCTCCCGGTGGCTCTCGCGACTGTAGTTCCGGTCTCGTTCCACGATGACGTCGTACCCGACCTGCTGGACGGCCTTCGCGATCTCGTCGACCTCGGGGTCGGCGACCGCGAGGTCCACGGGGACGCGCCGGCCGTCGGCTCGGGAGAGTTCCGCGTCGAAGTACGCGGGATAGAGGACGTTCTCGACCATACCCGCCGGTCCGGTCGGCTGACTTACAACCTTTCCGGAATCGCGGGTCGGAGAAAGGGACTGGAAGGCGGTGATTCAGTCGCGGCGTGCGAGCGCGCCGACGACGAGGACTGCGGCAGCCAGCAGTGCGACGACCGGCCCGAAGCCGGGCGTGGCGCCGTCGTCGGTCACCGTCGTCGTTCCGGCGACGCCGGTCGTCTGCGCGTCGTCGTCCGTGCTATCGCCGTCGTCGGACGTCGTCGCGGTGGGCTCCGTCTCGAGGTGCGCGTAGATGTCGGCGTTCACCTGGACGGTCCCGCGGAGGCTCTCGTTCGCTTCCTCGTAGGACTCGGGGTACCACGTCTTCGCGAGGTGCCGGACCGCGAGGGCGACGCGGGGCGCGGGCTGACTGATCTGGTTGCGGTCGACCGCGACGAGGTTCCCCTCCTGGACGGCGGTGGTCTGGTTCCACGCGGCGTTCTTCGGGATCGCAGCCTCGGTGCCAGGGTAGACGATCCAGTCGACGCTGAGGTTCGCGACCGTCTCGGGGTTGATGGGCGCGTACCCGCTCGGCGGGAACTCGACGACGCCGACGGCGAGGTTGTTCCCGCCGGCGGCGGTCAGGCCGGAGTGGATGAACGTGTTCTCGCCGGCGGTGTACCCGTACAGCGAGTAAAGGAAGTTCCGGGGCTCCTCGCCCTCGGTGGCGTTCTGAACGATCGCCATCTCCTCTTTCATCCAGCGGACGGACTCGACGGCGGCGTCGCACTCGCCGACGAGGCGGCCGGTGCTCGCGACCTTGTCGTAGACGTCGTCGACGCTCTCGGAGTTGTTGAAGTAGTAGACGGTGACGCCGGCGTTCCGGAGCGCGGACACCGTCTCGGGGTCGGTGACGTTCTCGGCGAGCACGACGTCCGGGTCCTGCGCGACGACCTTCTCGACGGAGATGCGCGTCTGGCCGGCGCCGGAGACGTTCGCCTTCGCGGTCGCGCCGTCGAGGTACGCGGCGAACTGCGTGACGCCGACGACCTTCGACTGGGCGTCTAGCTCCCACATCGTCTGGGCGCTCGCGGGCCCGAGCGTGACGACGCGCTCGGGTTCCTCCGAGACTTCGACGGTCGACCCGCTGGCGTCGCGGAGCGAAAGCGGGTACGAGCAGGGTTCGGCTGCGGTCGCACCGACCGACGCGTGCGTGGCGCCGGAGTCGGCGAGCGATTCCGTCGCACTCCCGGTCGACGCGCCGACCGCCCCGGCGACGGGCGTGGCGACGAGCGCGAGCGCGAAGAGAACGGAACAGGCTGCTTGCGTGCGTGTCATCGTGGATACGTCCACGCTTATGCAACAAGTATTTGGCTAAAGCAAGTAGAGTTGGTATCCATGCGAGTGGGCGCAACCGCGACCGCGTACTCGACGGCCCTCTTCGCCGGCCTCCTCGCCACGGTCGCCGGCGCCGCCACCGTCGGGCCCGTCACCATCCCCTACGGAACCGTCGCGAAGGCGCTCCTGAACGCCACGCCCGTCCCCGTCGGCGTCACGCTCCAGGGCGGAATTGACGTCGCCCTCGCTCACCCCTTCGCGTTCGACGTCGACAGGACCCAGCAACTCATCGTCGTCGGCGTCCGCGGCCCGCGCATCGTCCTCGCAGCGATCGTCGGGTTCGCGCTCGCCGCCGCCGGCACCGTCATGCAGGGGTTCTTCCGGAACCCGATGGCGGACCCGAGCATCGTCGGCGTCTCCTCCGGCGCCGCCCTCGGCGCCGTCGCCGCCATCACCGCACCAGCGGCCGTCACCGCAGTCACCGCGCCACTCGGCCTCCCCGCCGGCGTCGGCATCCAGACCGCCGCGTTCGTCGGCGCGATCGTCGCCGCCTTCCTCGTGTACGCGATCGCGACCGAGCGCGGCCGGACGCCCGTCGCCACCCTCCTGCTCGCGGGCGTCGCCATCCAGACGTTCCTCGGCGCAGTCGTCTCCTTCCTCCTCATCTACTCCGGCCAGAGCATCCGCCGCGCGATCTACTGGCTCATGGGCGACCTCAACAACGCCGCCTGGGGCGACGTCGCCGTCGCCGCACCCGTCGTGCTCGTGCTCTTCGCCGCACTCCTCCCGTTCTCCCGGGACCTGAACGTCCTCCTGCTCGGCGAGGAGGACGCACGGACGCTCGGCATCGAGGTCGAACGCACCAAGCGCGTGCTGCTCGCGCTCGGGAGCGTCGTCACCGCCGCCGCCGTCGCCGTCGCCGGCATCATCGGGTTCGTCGGCCTCGTCGTCCCGCACGTCGTCCGCCTCGTCGTCGGGCCCGACCACCGCGTCCTCCTGCCGACGAGCGCACTCGCCGGCGCGATCTTCCTCGTCGCCACCGACACCCTCGCGCGCTCGACCGCCGCCGCCCTCCCCGTCGGCGTCGTCACCGCGGCCGTCGGCGCCCCGTTCTTCCTCTTCCTCCTCCGTCGCAGGGAGGTGCACGAACTATGACCTGCGCCCCGACAGCACCGTTGCGCACCGCCGACCTGGAGGTGCAGTCGGTATGATCCGCACCGCCGACCTGGAGGTGCAGTCGGTATGATCCGCGTGGAAGACCTCACGGTCTCGCTCGGCGACCACGAGGTACTCGCGGACGTCTCGATGGCGGTCGACGACGGCGAGTTCGTCGGCCTCGTCGGCCCGAACGGCGCCGGGAAGACCACGCTCCTGCGCTGTCTCTCCGGCGTGCTCTCGCCCGACAGCGGGGTCGTGACGGTCGACGGCGATCCCGTCGTGGGACTCGGTGCGCGCGAATCCAGTCGCCGCATCGCCATCGTTCCACAGGACACCACGCTCGCGTTCGACTTCTCCGTGCGCGACGTCGTCGACATGGGTCGCACCCCGCACCGCGGCCGGTTCGAGCGCGCCAGCGTCGAGGACCGCGACGCCGTCGATCGCGCGATGGCGCGCACCGACGTCGCGCGGTTCGCCGACGACTCCATCCAGGCGGTCAGTGGCGGGGAACGCCAGCGCGTCGTCCTCGCGCGAGCGCTCGCCCAGGAGGCGCCCGTGCTCTTGCTGGACGAACCGACCGCGAGCCTCGACGTCAACCACCAGATCCGCACGCTGGATCTCGTCGCTGACCTCGTCGACGACGGTCGGACCGCGGTCGCCGCCATCCACGACCTCAGCCTCGCCGCTCGCTACTGTGACCGACTCGTACTCCTGGCCGACGGCGGCGTCCTCGCCGCCGGCCCACCCGAGCGCGTGCTCGAGCGGACGACGGTCGCGGACGCGTTCGACGCCGACGCAGCGGTCGTCGACGACCCCGTCACTGGGACGCCTGCGGTCACGCCACTCTCGGATCCCGGCTGGACGCTCGACGCCCACGTCCACGTCGCCGGGACCGGCGCCGACGCCGGACGCGTCGTGACGACTCTCGCCGCCGCCGGAGCGACCGTCACCGCCGGCCCCGTCCCGGAAGGCGACGCCGTCGCGACCGCCGCGAGCGGCGTCGACGCACCCGTCGTCACCGTTCCGGCGTTCGAGGGCGTCGACGACGCGAGCCGTCGCGCCGTCGTGGAACACGCGACCGCCGCAGACGTCGCACTCGCCGCTGGCACCGTCCCCGACGCTGCCCTCCGTGCACTCCCCGACGGCACGCGACTCCTCGTCACTCCCGACGCGATCCTCCCCCACGACGACGCATCGCGCCTCGGCGACGACGACGCGTCTACGGACCTCGAGCGCGTGGCAATCGAGGACCTCGGTGCTGGCATCGCCGACGACCGGGTCATCGTCGTCGACGATATTCGCGACCGGCTTTCCACGGTCGCTGACGGCCCCGAGCGCACCGGTAGCTACGACCGAACTCGACGCGACGAGTGACCGCGACGCGGTCCCGACCCGCTCCGTCGAATCGTCGCGACGAGTCGATACACCGAAACGTGATTTATCTGGCGGACGCACTCACGGTCGTGTCCCGGACGCTCCCCGCACTCGCAGTCGCCGCCCTCATCGTCCTCTCGGGGTGCGCCACGTTCGGTGGCGTGAGCACCACTCGCGAGGCGTTCGACGTCACCGACACGTCGACGGACGAACCGACGACGCCAGACGGCCCGGTCGACGGACCACCGGTAATCGCGTTCGACCCCCTCCAGGACACCGCGCCCGAGCCGTTCGCGCTCGCAGAAGCTCACGAGGACAGTCTCCTCGGCCGTTCCTACACCGTCCAGTACGCGCACCGAGAGACGTACGTCAACGGCAGCCGTCGCCTGGTCCAGAACTGGACGACGACGTTCGGACGGAACCGGTCGACGTTCGTTCAGGATCGCTACTCCGCGCTCCAGAACGACAGCGTCCGCCAGCAGGTCTACGCGAACGGGACGCACGCGTGGGATCGCGAGTTCGAAAACGATCGACGGGCCGAGGAACCCCGAGTCCTCCGGAGCCCGACCGGTGACCGCCTCCCGCCGTCCCAGGTCGTGATGCGGGTCGCTCCCTTCGCGCTCCGGTCGGGCCTGCTCGCGATGAACGTCACCGACGTCACGAAGCTCGATACCACGCCGAGCGGCGTCGACGCCCCCGTTTTCGAGGTCGTGGGTAACGAGACGAGGATGCCGAACCCGTACGGTAACGAGACCACGAACGCGTCGTTCACGCTGTTCGTGACCGAATCCGGACGCGTGATCGAGTTCGCGTACGAGTACACGTACGAGCAAGACGGGAACAGGATCCACGCGTCGACGCGCATCGAGTACCGCGACGTCGGGACGGCGACCGTCATTCGCCCCGAGTGGGTGCCCGGGAATGCAACTCCCGCCAACGACGCACACGTCGACGAAGACACCGATCCCGTCGCGTCCACGACCGGACCCGTTGACGGTGCAGCGTTCCACGCGACCGACGCCAGCGCACTTGCAGCACCGTTCACGACGCCAGCCGGTCTCTCGACGCGGCGTGCGCGATGCATCGAAGCGCCCCCTGGGTTACGTTCGGCGCGCGTTTGACTTATCCCAATAGAGTTTGCATCGTGGACTGAATGCCGTGGTATGAGGACTTCGTCGTCGAAGACGCTCGTAGTAATTGCACTCGCAGGCTGCGCCGTCGTCGCACTCGCTGGCTGTAGCGCGCTCTCCGACAATCGTCAGACCCGGACCGCGCTCGACGTGAACGACTCCGAGTGCACCGCCCGGGAAGCCGTCCGGAACGGATCCGTCGTCGCGTTCGACGCTGCCCGCGACCACGCCCCCGACCCCGACGTCCTGGCGTCTGCGCACCGCCGCGCACTCGCGGAGCGCTCCTACACCGTCTCGATCAGTACTGAGATGACGAACCGGAGCGGTATCGTCGTCCGGTCCACCCGCACGTCGACGATTGCGAGCGACCACTCGCGGTACCGCACCGTCGCACACGCGAACTACAGCGACGATCGACAGTCCACCGTTCGGACGTACGCCAACGGAACGCACGTCTGGAAGCGGTACGTCGGCCCGAACACGGACGAGGTCAGGCTCCGTTCGTCCGTCGGCCAGGTCGTCCCCCCGGCGGCACAGAACGAGACCGGTATCGACGAGATCCTCGACGGCCTCTACGAGACCAACGTCACCGACGTCGTTCAGGTCGACGCCCCCCGTGCGGCCGTGGACGGGGACGTGTACAGGATGTACGCGAACGAGAGCGTTCGCGCCGGCACGACCGACGAGGACGTCGCGCACGCACTCACCGTCACCGAGTCCGGCCGCATCCTCACCTACGACTACCGATACGATACGCAAGACGTCGACGGACGGAACGTAACGGTCCACGTCCGCGTCGAGTTCCACGCCGTCGATGCGACGACCGTCACTCCCCCCGAGTGGGTGCCCGAGAACGCCACCGATGCGGACGCAACCGATGCGAACGTCACAAATGCGGACGCCACCGATGCGGACTACTCTCGCCGAACCTCGATTACTGGATTCGACGCCCGTACGTCCCATTCCACGGGTTTCGAGCGCTCTCGTCCCGGAACTGCTCCTCGACCGAGACCGACTGTTTTCGTATAGCGGAATATGGTTTACGAGACTGGCTTCGGACGCACTATTACTCTAAGATCGAATAAATATTCGACTCGTAGACGTCCCTGATTCGGGATCCCCAGTCGTGCGTGTAGGTGTCGATGACGTCGCTCGCGACGTCCCCGCGGAGGTACTTCACGACGCCGCGGTCGCCGGTGCGGTCCCGGAGGTGCGTGGTGAAGAAGTGCCGGAAGTAGTGGGGAGTGACGTTTTCGCTCGCCCCGCCACCGGTCCGGTACCAGCCTGCGTCCCTGGCGTGCCTGGTGACGAACGACCGGACGCCGGACGCGGTCAGTCGAGCGCCCCAGTCCTGGCTCGTGTCGACGAACAGCGGCTCTGCGGGCGACCTGGCGTCCGGTCGAATCGCGAGCCAGGCCGCCAGTACCCGCTCGAGTTCCGCGTCGACGGGCACCACGGTGTCGCGCTTTCGCTTGTTGGATTCGTATCGCTCCTCGCCGTTCACGACCGCCCCACGAACGGGTTCCGCCGGAACGAAGATCGACGCCCCGCGACCCTGGAGGTGAACGCGCGGTTCGACGTCGAACGCCGCTCTCGCGTCCGAATCCGGCAGGTGGAGGTCGCGCAGGTCTAGGTTACAGCACTCGCCGACGCGCAGCCCCGTCTTCAGGAGCGTCACGACGACGGCTCGTTCCAGCGGATGCCGGATGCCCTGCACGAACCCGCGGACGTCCGCCAGGGAGAGGTCGCGTCGCGTCGGATCCGGGTCGATCGCCTCGTCCATCTCCTCGACGACGAGCGACATCGGGTTCTCCGCGAGCTCGCCGACCTGACTCATGTACGCGTAGAACCGATGGACGTAGGACGCGTAGGACGCGACCGTACTCGGTGCGCGTTCGTTGCGCATCTCGTGCACCCACGCCATGCACTCGCGACGATCCGCACTCGACGGTGTCGCGGCCTCGCCGCCTGGGCCGCGCTCGGGGTTCGCGAGGAACGCCTCGAACTCCCGCAGGACGCGCTCGTAGGACGCACGCGTCCGTTCGGACTTCCCGTGGAAGCGCTGATCCTCGAGGTATCGGTCGATGAGGTCCTGCTCGCCCGCCGCAGCGTCCGGATCCGCGTCCGCGTTCGTCTCGCTCATTCCTCGATCGCCCCGGAACCGCCGGTTCGGTCGCTCGCGACGGCCTGGTAGCCGCCGTTTCGGCCGCTGTACACTACTCGATTGTCCGCCTGAAGCGCCTGGAGCGCGTCCTCGAGCCGGGTTTCGACGTCGTCGGTGACTGCCTCAAGGAGCTCGTCCCACGACCGTGTCTCTTCGCGGAGGAGTTCGAAGACGCGGTCCTCGAAC is part of the Halorubellus sp. JP-L1 genome and harbors:
- a CDS encoding PGF-CTERM-anchored ABC transporter substrate-binding protein, whose amino-acid sequence is MTRTQAACSVLFALALVATPVAGAVGASTGSATESLADSGATHASVGATAAEPCSYPLSLRDASGSTVEVSEEPERVVTLGPASAQTMWELDAQSKVVGVTQFAAYLDGATAKANVSGAGQTRISVEKVVAQDPDVVLAENVTDPETVSALRNAGVTVYYFNNSESVDDVYDKVASTGRLVGECDAAVESVRWMKEEMAIVQNATEGEEPRNFLYSLYGYTAGENTFIHSGLTAAGGNNLAVGVVEFPPSGYAPINPETVANLSVDWIVYPGTEAAIPKNAAWNQTTAVQEGNLVAVDRNQISQPAPRVALAVRHLAKTWYPESYEEANESLRGTVQVNADIYAHLETEPTATTSDDGDSTDDDAQTTGVAGTTTVTDDGATPGFGPVVALLAAAVLVVGALARRD
- the btuC gene encoding vitamin B12 ABC transporter permease BtuC, producing MRVGATATAYSTALFAGLLATVAGAATVGPVTIPYGTVAKALLNATPVPVGVTLQGGIDVALAHPFAFDVDRTQQLIVVGVRGPRIVLAAIVGFALAAAGTVMQGFFRNPMADPSIVGVSSGAALGAVAAITAPAAVTAVTAPLGLPAGVGIQTAAFVGAIVAAFLVYAIATERGRTPVATLLLAGVAIQTFLGAVVSFLLIYSGQSIRRAIYWLMGDLNNAAWGDVAVAAPVVLVLFAALLPFSRDLNVLLLGEEDARTLGIEVERTKRVLLALGSVVTAAAVAVAGIIGFVGLVVPHVVRLVVGPDHRVLLPTSALAGAIFLVATDTLARSTAAALPVGVVTAAVGAPFFLFLLRRREVHEL
- a CDS encoding heme ABC transporter ATP-binding protein — its product is MIRVEDLTVSLGDHEVLADVSMAVDDGEFVGLVGPNGAGKTTLLRCLSGVLSPDSGVVTVDGDPVVGLGARESSRRIAIVPQDTTLAFDFSVRDVVDMGRTPHRGRFERASVEDRDAVDRAMARTDVARFADDSIQAVSGGERQRVVLARALAQEAPVLLLDEPTASLDVNHQIRTLDLVADLVDDGRTAVAAIHDLSLAARYCDRLVLLADGGVLAAGPPERVLERTTVADAFDADAAVVDDPVTGTPAVTPLSDPGWTLDAHVHVAGTGADAGRVVTTLAAAGATVTAGPVPEGDAVATAASGVDAPVVTVPAFEGVDDASRRAVVEHATAADVALAAGTVPDAALRALPDGTRLLVTPDAILPHDDASRLGDDDASTDLERVAIEDLGAGIADDRVIVVDDIRDRLSTVADGPERTGSYDRTRRDE
- a CDS encoding tyrosine-type recombinase/integrase, producing MSETNADADPDAAAGEQDLIDRYLEDQRFHGKSERTRASYERVLREFEAFLANPERGPGGEAATPSSADRRECMAWVHEMRNERAPSTVASYASYVHRFYAYMSQVGELAENPMSLVVEEMDEAIDPDPTRRDLSLADVRGFVQGIRHPLERAVVVTLLKTGLRVGECCNLDLRDLHLPDSDARAAFDVEPRVHLQGRGASIFVPAEPVRGAVVNGEERYESNKRKRDTVVPVDAELERVLAAWLAIRPDARSPAEPLFVDTSQDWGARLTASGVRSFVTRHARDAGWYRTGGGASENVTPHYFRHFFTTHLRDRTGDRGVVKYLRGDVASDVIDTYTHDWGSRIRDVYESNIYSILE